A single region of the Candidatus Marinarcus aquaticus genome encodes:
- a CDS encoding methyl-accepting chemotaxis protein, translating into MNLFAKMKLFFFVIFAFNLMAALSFINQTSYAKIMIIIAVLLSFVLFLAAWFFMAVYKKELLKTNDALLKVANGNLYYRVTNIDKANVNLAKISWNINNLLDQVEAFSRDISSSLQGIAQGNMNRKMFPSGLHGDFVRVSDEINDALNVIAVAQSKDEFIQKMILTLNSYTKGDYRPKIKLDGMQEDIIELALGINTLGEALSELSRVNYENGLMLKEGSSKLSHNVESITMATKTQAQSLEETSSAIEEITQSMKESNKNTMQMADYADELTQSANEGENLANKTTKAMDEINDEVSMINEAITVIDQIAFQTNILSLNAAVEAATAGESGKGFAVVAQEVRNLATRSSQAAKEIKDLVESANIKADEGKGIAAQMIQGYGKLNGNINLTMNLLKSVSHSSKEQERAILQINEAITILDRNTQESASIALQTNTIAKESNDIAIEIVEQANKEFDGKEEIQKKYLS; encoded by the coding sequence ATGAATCTTTTTGCAAAAATGAAGCTCTTTTTTTTTGTGATTTTTGCATTCAATCTTATGGCTGCTCTTTCTTTTATTAATCAAACCTCGTATGCAAAAATAATGATTATTATCGCTGTTCTTCTCTCCTTTGTTCTTTTTTTAGCGGCTTGGTTTTTTATGGCCGTATATAAAAAAGAGTTGCTTAAAACCAATGATGCACTTTTAAAAGTGGCCAATGGAAATCTTTATTATCGTGTGACCAATATTGATAAAGCCAATGTTAATTTAGCCAAAATCAGTTGGAACATCAATAACTTATTGGATCAAGTGGAGGCGTTCAGTCGAGATATCTCCTCTTCACTTCAAGGAATTGCGCAAGGCAATATGAACAGAAAGATGTTTCCTTCTGGACTTCATGGGGATTTTGTGCGTGTCAGTGATGAAATCAATGATGCACTCAATGTCATTGCTGTTGCACAAAGCAAAGATGAGTTTATTCAGAAGATGATTTTAACGTTGAACTCGTATACCAAAGGGGATTATCGACCTAAAATTAAACTTGATGGTATGCAAGAAGATATCATTGAACTTGCACTGGGTATTAATACCTTAGGTGAAGCGCTTTCAGAACTCTCACGAGTCAATTATGAAAATGGATTGATGCTCAAAGAGGGCTCTTCAAAGCTGTCACACAACGTCGAGAGTATTACCATGGCAACAAAAACACAAGCACAGTCGCTTGAAGAGACTTCTAGTGCGATTGAAGAGATCACACAAAGTATGAAAGAGAGTAATAAAAATACCATGCAAATGGCCGATTATGCAGATGAACTCACCCAATCAGCTAATGAAGGCGAAAATTTGGCCAATAAAACAACCAAAGCGATGGATGAGATCAATGATGAGGTTTCTATGATTAATGAAGCCATTACTGTCATTGATCAAATTGCATTTCAAACCAATATTCTATCACTTAATGCTGCAGTGGAAGCTGCAACTGCGGGAGAATCTGGGAAAGGGTTTGCGGTTGTAGCTCAAGAGGTTCGAAACCTAGCAACACGAAGTTCACAAGCAGCTAAAGAGATTAAAGATTTAGTTGAGAGTGCCAATATTAAAGCAGATGAAGGTAAAGGCATTGCCGCTCAAATGATTCAAGGGTACGGTAAACTCAATGGGAATATTAATTTAACCATGAATCTTTTAAAGAGTGTGAGTCACTCAAGTAAAGAGCAAGAGCGAGCCATTTTACAAATCAATGAAGCCATTACGATTTTAGATAGAAATACACAAGAGAGTGCATCCATTGCACTGCAAACCAACACCATTGCAAAAGAGTCCAATGATATTGCCATTGAGATTGTGGAACAAGCCAATAAAGAGTTTGATGGAAAAGAGGAGATACAAAAAAAGTATCTCTCTTAA
- a CDS encoding alpha/beta fold hydrolase: protein MLFNTQFKQDKKTFDDISINFVHGGNKEAKPLLLIHGYPQTHVMWHKVANELSKEYYIVCPDLRGYGQSSKPKGNETHENYSKKNMAKDMIHLMNSLGFDEFFVAGHDRGARVTHRLCLEYSQHILKACVMDIAPTYHMFEHTNQAFATGYYHWFFLIQPDNLPERLIGANPAYYLTEKLKRWSDKEVAFENKFDKEAVKEYIECFDAKSIHATCEDYRAAASIDMCDDEKDRNRKLTTPLLVLWGEKGFIHKTYDVLRVWEMYAHSVEGHSLKCGHFLPEERPKEVIEALKSFFK from the coding sequence ATGCTCTTTAATACTCAATTCAAGCAAGATAAAAAAACCTTTGATGATATTAGCATCAACTTTGTTCATGGTGGCAACAAAGAAGCAAAACCTCTTTTACTCATCCATGGTTATCCACAAACACATGTGATGTGGCACAAAGTTGCCAATGAGTTAAGTAAAGAGTATTATATTGTTTGCCCCGATTTACGAGGTTATGGACAAAGTTCAAAACCCAAAGGCAATGAGACCCACGAAAACTACTCTAAAAAAAACATGGCAAAAGATATGATACACCTTATGAATAGTTTGGGTTTTGATGAGTTTTTTGTAGCAGGTCACGACCGTGGTGCCAGAGTCACACACCGTTTGTGTTTGGAGTATTCTCAACATATTTTAAAAGCTTGTGTCATGGACATTGCGCCAACATACCATATGTTTGAACACACCAACCAAGCTTTTGCAACGGGTTACTATCATTGGTTCTTTTTAATACAGCCAGATAATTTACCTGAGAGACTCATTGGTGCAAATCCCGCTTACTATTTAACAGAGAAACTCAAACGTTGGAGCGATAAAGAAGTTGCTTTTGAAAATAAGTTTGATAAAGAGGCTGTAAAAGAGTACATAGAGTGTTTTGATGCTAAGAGTATTCATGCTACGTGTGAAGATTACCGTGCTGCGGCAAGCATTGATATGTGTGATGATGAAAAAGACCGAAATCGAAAACTTACAACGCCACTGCTCGTACTGTGGGGAGAAAAAGGGTTTATCCATAAAACCTATGATGTATTAAGAGTGTGGGAAATGTATGCACACAGTGTTGAAGGTCACAGTTTAAAGTGTGGTCATTTTCTGCCAGAAGAGAGACCAAAGGAAGTCATCGAAGCACTCAAGAGTTTTTTTAAATAA
- the rpsB gene encoding 30S ribosomal protein S2: MVTMKDLLECGVHFGHQTRRWNPKMKKFIFGVRKNIYIIDLQKTLRYFRYTYTVVRDNAAQGQTMMFVGTKKQASQAVKDAAISCGMPYVNHRWLGGMLTNYGTIKKSIRKLEIIKKMREEGQLDLLTKKEALMLTRKEEKLELYLGGIKEMNKLPDMMFVLDAVKEKIAINEARRLGIKVIAPLDTNCDPDVVDYPIPGNDDAIRSIQLFCTEMAEAMNEGKAAYAEENGEEVVEPVTEEETAEVVAEAVAEGEAEVATEETTEEA; encoded by the coding sequence ATGGTTACAATGAAAGACCTATTAGAGTGTGGTGTACACTTCGGACACCAAACAAGACGATGGAATCCAAAAATGAAAAAATTCATTTTCGGTGTAAGAAAGAATATTTATATTATTGACTTACAAAAAACTTTAAGATACTTCAGATATACATATACTGTAGTTAGAGACAATGCTGCTCAAGGGCAAACAATGATGTTTGTTGGAACAAAAAAACAAGCAAGTCAAGCAGTTAAAGATGCAGCGATTTCTTGTGGTATGCCATACGTTAACCACAGATGGTTAGGTGGTATGTTAACTAACTATGGAACAATTAAAAAATCAATTAGAAAATTAGAAATTATTAAAAAAATGAGAGAAGAGGGGCAATTAGACCTTTTAACTAAAAAAGAAGCATTAATGCTTACAAGAAAAGAAGAGAAATTAGAGCTTTATCTTGGTGGTATTAAAGAGATGAACAAATTACCAGATATGATGTTCGTTCTTGACGCAGTTAAAGAGAAAATTGCTATTAATGAAGCAAGAAGATTAGGAATCAAAGTTATCGCACCATTAGATACAAACTGTGACCCTGATGTTGTTGATTACCCAATTCCAGGAAACGATGATGCTATTCGATCTATTCAACTGTTTTGTACTGAAATGGCTGAAGCTATGAACGAAGGTAAAGCAGCATACGCAGAAGAGAATGGTGAAGAAGTAGTTGAACCTGTAACTGAAGAAGAAACGGCAGAAGTTGTAGCTGAAGCAGTTGCTGAAGGTGAAGCAGAAGTAGCAACAGAAGAAACTACAGAGGAAGCGTAA
- the tsf gene encoding translation elongation factor Ts: MAGATPKLIKELREKTGAGMLDCKNALNETEGDLEKAIQALREAGLSKAAKKAGNVAAEGLISILVSDDNKTATMTEINSQTDFVAKNDNFIKLTQDITAHVQATGAAETEELKKTTINGQNFEEFLNEKIATIGENIVARKMVTLSTDTGVINGYVHATGKVGVLLAATCDEAAKEKAIPLLKNIAMHASAMKPVVISYENLDPEFVEAENRAIVAEIEAENDELARLGKPLKKIPAFVSKSQLTMEALEQAEEEFKKELQASGKPEKIWDKILPGQMERFVQDNTELDRRLALLSQSYVMDDKLTVEQAIAEVDKSIQIVEYVRFELGEGIEKKEEDFAAEVAAQMGK, encoded by the coding sequence ATGGCAGGTGCAACTCCAAAACTGATTAAAGAACTAAGAGAGAAAACGGGTGCAGGTATGCTTGATTGCAAAAATGCACTTAATGAGACTGAAGGTGATTTAGAAAAAGCGATTCAAGCCTTAAGAGAAGCGGGTTTAAGTAAAGCTGCTAAAAAAGCTGGAAACGTTGCTGCTGAAGGTCTTATTTCTATTTTAGTTAGTGATGACAACAAAACCGCAACGATGACTGAGATTAACTCTCAAACGGACTTCGTTGCAAAAAATGACAACTTCATTAAATTAACTCAAGACATCACTGCACACGTTCAAGCAACAGGTGCAGCTGAGACTGAAGAGTTAAAGAAAACAACTATCAACGGTCAAAACTTTGAAGAGTTTTTAAATGAAAAAATTGCAACAATCGGTGAAAACATTGTTGCTAGAAAAATGGTTACTTTATCAACTGATACAGGTGTTATCAACGGTTACGTTCACGCAACTGGAAAAGTTGGAGTTTTATTAGCTGCAACTTGTGATGAAGCTGCTAAAGAGAAAGCAATTCCATTATTAAAAAACATTGCAATGCACGCATCTGCAATGAAACCAGTGGTTATTTCTTATGAAAACTTAGACCCAGAATTCGTTGAAGCTGAAAACAGAGCAATCGTTGCTGAGATTGAAGCTGAGAATGATGAGTTAGCAAGATTAGGAAAACCACTTAAAAAAATCCCTGCATTTGTTTCTAAATCTCAATTAACAATGGAAGCTTTAGAGCAAGCAGAAGAAGAGTTTAAAAAAGAGTTACAAGCTTCAGGTAAACCAGAGAAAATCTGGGACAAAATCTTACCAGGTCAAATGGAAAGATTTGTTCAAGACAACACTGAGTTAGACAGAAGATTGGCACTTCTTTCTCAAAGTTATGTAATGGATGACAAGTTAACTGTTGAGCAAGCAATTGCTGAAGTTGACAAATCAATTCAAATCGTTGAATATGTACGATTTGAACTTGGTGAAGGAATCGAGAAAAAAGAAGAAGATTTCGCAGCTGAAGTTGCTGCACAAATGGGTAAATAA
- a CDS encoding ABC transporter ATP-binding protein has product MSTHQPLLQAKNISHKFDYPLFNNVDIELNTAQSIAIIGASGSGKSTLLNLLSSLLKPHEGEVIYNDTSLYELKKRELLKIRRDDFGIIFQAHYLFRGFSAQENLEVASLLSGNAINNELLKELNIDFVLHQGVGELSGGQQQRLSIARVLTKQPKVIFADEPTGNLDKATASDVIRNLFYYIKNNQAGMIIVTHENDIAMQCDKVYELVDLELKVIK; this is encoded by the coding sequence TTGAGCACCCACCAGCCTCTACTACAAGCAAAAAATATCTCACATAAATTTGATTATCCTCTTTTTAATAACGTCGATATTGAATTAAATACTGCCCAAAGCATTGCCATCATTGGTGCCAGTGGCAGTGGAAAATCTACGCTTTTAAATCTTTTGTCTTCTTTATTGAAACCCCATGAAGGAGAGGTAATTTATAATGACACATCCCTATATGAGTTGAAAAAAAGAGAACTTTTGAAGATAAGACGAGATGATTTTGGTATAATCTTTCAAGCACACTATTTGTTCAGAGGTTTTTCTGCACAAGAGAATTTAGAAGTAGCCAGTCTTTTAAGTGGCAATGCAATCAATAATGAGCTTTTAAAAGAGCTTAATATTGATTTCGTTCTGCATCAAGGAGTCGGAGAGTTAAGTGGAGGGCAACAACAGCGTCTCTCCATTGCACGTGTTTTAACCAAACAGCCTAAAGTTATATTCGCTGATGAACCCACGGGGAACTTGGATAAAGCAACCGCTTCAGATGTTATTCGAAATCTATTTTATTATATTAAAAACAATCAAGCAGGAATGATTATTGTAACACATGAAAATGATATTGCAATGCAGTGTGATAAGGTTTACGAATTGGTTGATTTGGAACTTAAGGTTATAAAATGA
- the gmk gene encoding guanylate kinase, whose translation MEQKKGAILILSGPSGCGKSTLLKEVYKDIDDYYFSISTTTREMRVGEEHGVDYYFVSKEEFEKDISEGNFLEYANVHGNYYGTSLKPIMKALHEGKLVIFDIDVQGHKIVCKKLNEVITSVFITTPSLKVLETRLKNRQTDSIEVIEKRILNAKEEIKSFSKYDYLIINDDLKEASKQLVSIAHAARVKSKISEESIIEDWLSN comes from the coding sequence ATAGAGCAAAAAAAGGGAGCCATTCTTATTTTATCTGGACCAAGTGGATGTGGAAAATCAACACTTCTCAAAGAGGTTTATAAAGATATTGATGACTACTACTTCTCTATTTCTACCACCACACGAGAGATGCGTGTGGGAGAAGAACATGGAGTGGATTACTACTTTGTCTCTAAAGAGGAGTTTGAAAAAGATATCAGTGAAGGAAACTTTTTAGAGTATGCCAATGTACATGGAAACTATTACGGAACCTCTTTAAAACCGATTATGAAAGCTTTGCATGAAGGCAAGCTGGTCATTTTTGATATTGACGTTCAAGGGCATAAAATTGTATGTAAAAAACTCAATGAAGTGATTACATCTGTCTTTATAACAACCCCTTCACTCAAAGTGTTAGAGACTCGATTAAAAAATAGACAAACTGACAGCATTGAAGTGATTGAAAAACGAATCCTTAATGCAAAAGAGGAGATTAAATCGTTTTCGAAGTATGATTATTTGATCATCAATGATGATTTAAAAGAGGCATCAAAACAGCTCGTTTCTATTGCTCATGCAGCTCGAGTAAAAAGTAAAATCTCAGAAGAATCAATTATAGAAGATTGGTTGAGTAATTAG
- a CDS encoding EAL domain-containing protein gives MVNNISILKNITILYAEDEEALREITLNILVGFTKKQYVAKDGLEGLELFEKYQDQIDLIITDVNMPNMNGLEMIKKIKEINPNIPIIVTTAFSNTEYLLEAIDIGVDKYILKPIDMKKLLQIMGQSLLYHELKDLYIDKLTNLPNRNKLKKDITDNNDTLMALVNIDKFSNINDLYGESNGDELLVQFALQLKSMFSSTIYKIYRIEADKFGVVTQDTSIQLDDFRNMCIEFAHDIEANSIQIAEHEIDINVTIGIATGADAYKFTQRVITYAKNKLEQVMVYDDSFNIQEDIEENIKWVKKIKNALKESKFRAYYQPIVNSQTQTVYKYEALLRYIDEDGSAVSPMLFLDIAKKAKLYPKIIIVMLTEAFELIKAKQKRVAVNISFDDIISIKTRQKVMQLLENNQEHTSMLEFEILESEQIDDFNAVIDFIKDVKKYGCMIGVDDFGAGYSNFNMLTNLNIDFVKIDGSLIRDIDKKQNQQIIVNTISRFSKEFGFNTVAEFVSSEEIYNKVKEIGIDYCQGYYFDKPISYEEI, from the coding sequence ATGGTCAATAATATTTCAATCTTAAAAAATATTACTATTCTTTATGCAGAAGATGAAGAAGCATTAAGAGAGATAACGTTAAACATCCTTGTGGGGTTTACAAAAAAGCAATACGTCGCAAAAGATGGATTAGAAGGCTTAGAGCTTTTTGAAAAATATCAAGACCAAATTGACTTAATCATCACTGATGTCAATATGCCAAACATGAATGGGCTTGAGATGATTAAAAAAATCAAAGAGATTAACCCCAATATTCCTATCATTGTAACCACCGCATTTTCAAATACAGAGTATCTTTTAGAAGCAATTGATATTGGCGTTGATAAATATATTTTAAAACCCATTGATATGAAAAAACTGCTTCAAATCATGGGACAATCACTGCTTTACCATGAATTAAAAGATTTATACATTGACAAACTGACCAATTTACCAAACCGTAACAAACTCAAAAAAGATATCACCGATAACAACGACACCCTGATGGCACTTGTAAACATTGACAAGTTCTCAAATATCAACGACCTTTATGGAGAGAGCAATGGGGATGAACTTTTGGTGCAATTTGCTCTTCAACTTAAAAGTATGTTTTCAAGTACCATTTATAAAATCTATCGTATTGAAGCCGATAAATTTGGAGTCGTCACTCAAGATACCTCGATACAATTGGATGATTTTAGAAATATGTGCATTGAATTTGCTCATGATATTGAAGCCAACTCCATTCAAATTGCAGAGCATGAAATTGATATTAACGTCACCATTGGTATTGCAACGGGAGCGGATGCTTATAAATTTACGCAACGAGTTATTACGTATGCAAAAAATAAACTTGAACAAGTGATGGTCTATGACGATTCATTTAATATTCAAGAAGATATTGAAGAGAACATCAAATGGGTAAAAAAGATTAAAAATGCCCTTAAAGAGAGCAAATTCCGTGCTTATTATCAACCCATTGTAAACTCACAAACACAAACCGTTTATAAATATGAAGCGCTTTTACGATACATAGATGAAGATGGCAGTGCTGTTTCTCCCATGCTCTTTTTGGATATTGCAAAAAAAGCAAAGCTCTACCCCAAAATTATCATCGTGATGCTCACTGAAGCCTTCGAGCTCATTAAAGCAAAACAAAAAAGAGTGGCTGTGAATATCTCTTTTGATGATATTATCAGTATTAAAACCCGACAAAAGGTGATGCAACTGCTTGAAAACAATCAAGAACACACTTCTATGTTGGAGTTTGAAATTTTAGAGAGTGAACAAATTGATGATTTTAATGCCGTTATTGACTTTATCAAAGATGTAAAAAAATATGGCTGTATGATTGGAGTGGATGACTTTGGTGCAGGATACTCCAACTTTAACATGCTGACAAACTTAAACATTGACTTTGTTAAAATCGATGGTTCACTCATACGTGATATCGATAAAAAGCAAAATCAACAAATCATTGTCAATACCATTTCACGATTCTCTAAAGAGTTTGGATTTAATACCGTTGCAGAGTTTGTTTCAAGCGAAGAGATTTACAATAAAGTCAAAGAAATTGGCATTGACTACTGCCAAGGATACTACTTTGATAAACCAATTAGTTACGAAGAGATTTAA
- a CDS encoding heavy metal translocating P-type ATPase — protein MSEVKCNHCHLSFDASVMIEEGDLRFCCKGCQGVYHLLQEDGLDSFYDKLGNKTIAPPIQVDSDVSKFDFESYQKRFVQTLPNGLKKIDLIIEGIHCAACVWLNEKILYDTEGIVEANINFTNNKAKLTWDDDKIKLSQIIERIRSVGYDAYAYDSAIADEKASQAKRDYFIRMMVAVFATVNIMMLSVAKYTGFFTGIDDEIKNLIHMGEFVLSTPVLFYSGWIFFKGAYFGLKNKIVNMDLLVSAGATLSYIYSIYILLGGKGETYFDSVTMIITFVLVGKYLEVLGKKSAVDTLDKIKSQLPLETVIVKEGARSVVALDEIEVDDIIELKPGEKACVDGTLLSSNATFDESSMSGESELVYKKMGDKVFSGTVNSDTLIQYRATTDFANSTLNSIVTLLEDSLSSKPQIEYTANEMSKKFSLSILTLSVLTFLVWYFFGIKFGFVAENANNFEQAFIVGISVIVIACPCALALATPIASLVGISQLASRGLLFKEAKFIETIAKANKVVLDKTGTLTNGKLSIKKTRILDDNIYKLNLLYSLLCASNHPISQSVKSYIKQHYPNVEHKELSEVHSVHAKGMKAIYKNVQNKEFELLGGNVELMRENNIHYKFDSHNSVYLFAINKRIIATFELKDELKRDAKEFVSFIQQSGREVVMLTGDNEQVASKVAQKLNIKSYKSGIDPIGKANYIKELKAKGDIVVMAGDGVNDAVALSSCDVAIAMGNGADISIGVSDIVLLNNNLHALKEAFEISERTFKFIKQNLGISLVYNIITIPLAMFGFVIPLVAALSMSLSSLLVVGNSMRIKK, from the coding sequence GTGTCAGAAGTAAAGTGTAATCACTGTCATCTCAGTTTTGATGCTTCAGTGATGATAGAAGAGGGAGATTTACGTTTTTGTTGTAAAGGGTGTCAAGGAGTTTATCACTTGTTGCAAGAGGATGGCTTGGACTCTTTTTATGATAAACTAGGAAATAAAACCATTGCACCACCCATACAAGTGGACAGTGATGTCTCTAAATTTGACTTTGAGAGCTATCAAAAACGATTTGTACAAACGCTGCCTAATGGGCTTAAGAAGATTGACTTGATTATTGAAGGAATACATTGTGCAGCGTGTGTTTGGTTAAATGAAAAGATTTTATACGATACTGAAGGTATTGTCGAAGCCAATATCAACTTTACCAATAATAAAGCCAAATTGACTTGGGACGATGATAAGATCAAACTTTCACAAATCATTGAACGTATTCGAAGTGTTGGGTACGATGCGTATGCTTATGATTCGGCGATTGCGGATGAGAAAGCAAGTCAAGCGAAACGTGATTATTTTATTCGAATGATGGTGGCTGTGTTTGCAACGGTTAATATCATGATGCTCTCGGTTGCAAAATACACAGGATTTTTTACAGGCATTGATGATGAGATAAAAAACCTCATTCATATGGGAGAGTTTGTTTTAAGCACGCCCGTTCTGTTTTATTCGGGTTGGATATTTTTTAAAGGTGCCTATTTTGGTCTGAAGAACAAAATAGTGAACATGGATTTGCTTGTCAGTGCAGGCGCCACACTGTCGTATATTTACTCCATATATATTTTGTTGGGCGGAAAAGGGGAGACCTATTTTGACTCAGTAACCATGATCATTACGTTTGTACTTGTGGGGAAATATTTAGAAGTTTTAGGTAAAAAAAGTGCCGTTGATACACTGGATAAAATTAAAAGCCAACTCCCTTTAGAAACAGTGATTGTAAAAGAGGGTGCACGAAGCGTTGTTGCTTTGGATGAGATAGAAGTTGATGACATCATTGAATTAAAACCGGGTGAAAAAGCGTGTGTGGACGGAACTTTGTTAAGTTCGAATGCTACTTTTGATGAATCAAGCATGAGTGGTGAGTCTGAACTGGTGTATAAAAAAATGGGCGATAAAGTTTTCAGTGGTACGGTCAATTCAGATACCCTGATTCAGTACAGAGCTACTACTGACTTTGCAAATTCAACATTAAACTCTATTGTGACACTTTTAGAGGACTCACTTAGCTCAAAACCACAAATTGAGTATACGGCTAATGAGATGTCTAAAAAGTTTTCATTGTCTATTTTAACACTTTCGGTGTTGACTTTTTTAGTGTGGTATTTCTTTGGTATTAAGTTTGGTTTTGTGGCAGAAAATGCCAATAATTTTGAACAAGCCTTTATTGTAGGAATCTCAGTGATTGTTATTGCGTGTCCATGTGCTTTAGCCTTGGCAACACCCATTGCCAGTTTGGTCGGGATTTCGCAACTGGCCAGCAGAGGTTTATTGTTTAAAGAAGCGAAATTTATTGAAACCATTGCCAAAGCCAATAAAGTGGTTTTGGATAAAACGGGTACTTTAACCAATGGAAAACTGAGCATTAAAAAAACACGTATTTTAGATGATAATATCTATAAATTAAATTTGTTATATTCACTGCTTTGTGCTTCCAATCACCCTATCAGTCAATCAGTGAAAAGTTATATCAAACAACATTATCCCAATGTCGAACATAAAGAGTTGTCTGAAGTGCACTCGGTGCATGCCAAAGGAATGAAAGCAATCTATAAAAATGTTCAGAATAAGGAGTTTGAACTCTTAGGTGGGAACGTCGAACTTATGCGTGAAAATAATATTCACTATAAATTTGATTCACATAACAGTGTCTATTTATTTGCGATTAATAAGCGTATCATTGCTACATTTGAACTCAAAGATGAACTGAAAAGAGATGCCAAAGAGTTTGTATCTTTTATTCAACAAAGCGGTCGAGAAGTGGTGATGCTTACAGGTGATAATGAGCAAGTTGCTTCAAAAGTGGCACAAAAACTTAACATTAAAAGTTATAAAAGTGGCATTGACCCTATAGGAAAAGCCAATTATATTAAAGAGCTCAAAGCAAAAGGTGATATTGTGGTCATGGCAGGAGATGGTGTGAATGATGCTGTGGCACTGAGCAGTTGTGATGTAGCGATTGCTATGGGTAATGGTGCGGATATCTCTATTGGAGTATCAGATATTGTACTTTTAAATAACAACTTGCATGCTTTAAAAGAGGCCTTTGAAATCTCTGAACGTACGTTTAAATTTATCAAACAGAATTTGGGTATCTCTTTGGTGTATAATATCATCACCATACCATTAGCCATGTTTGGATTTGTCATACCGTTGGTTGCAGCACTCTCTATGAGTTTGAGTTCACTGTTGGTTGTGGGGAATTCAATGAGAATTAAAAAATAG
- the ccoS gene encoding cbb3-type cytochrome oxidase assembly protein CcoS: MNDVLTMMLVVGLLISFSVLAVFVWGAKSGQFDDSRKMMDGLLFDSEEDLNDAISREKKREASIKDKESETKSE, from the coding sequence ATGAATGATGTATTAACAATGATGTTGGTTGTGGGACTGTTGATCAGTTTCTCTGTTTTGGCTGTGTTTGTGTGGGGAGCAAAAAGTGGACAGTTTGATGACAGTCGAAAAATGATGGATGGATTACTGTTTGATTCTGAAGAGGATTTAAACGATGCAATCAGTCGTGAAAAAAAAAGAGAAGCTTCAATAAAAGATAAAGAGAGTGAAACTAAGAGCGAGTAA
- a CDS encoding c-type cytochrome gives MKKIVLGTLVGAAALMAASFAPCATCHGATAEKAALGKSQIIKGWSADKIEAALHGYKDGSYGGPMKGVMKGQVARLSDADIKDLAQQISKF, from the coding sequence ATGAAAAAAATTGTTTTAGGAACATTAGTTGGTGCAGCTGCTTTAATGGCTGCAAGTTTCGCACCATGCGCAACATGTCATGGAGCAACAGCTGAGAAAGCGGCATTAGGTAAATCGCAAATTATCAAAGGATGGTCTGCAGATAAAATTGAAGCAGCATTACACGGTTACAAAGATGGTTCATACGGTGGACCTATGAAAGGTGTTATGAAAGGTCAAGTTGCAAGACTTTCAGATGCTGACATCAAAGACTTAGCTCAACAAATCTCTAAGTTTTAA
- a CDS encoding c-type cytochrome, with the protein MKKIIFGTLLAAASLMAANYAPCAACHGANGEKAALGKSQIIKGWSADKLEAALHGYKDGSYGGPMKGVMKGQVAKLSDADIKALADQISKF; encoded by the coding sequence ATGAAGAAAATCATTTTTGGAACGCTTTTAGCGGCTGCATCTTTAATGGCAGCAAACTATGCACCATGTGCAGCATGTCATGGAGCTAACGGTGAGAAAGCTGCATTAGGTAAATCTCAAATCATTAAAGGTTGGTCTGCAGATAAACTTGAAGCGGCATTACACGGCTACAAAGATGGTTCATACGGTGGACCTATGAAAGGTGTTATGAAAGGTCAAGTTGCTAAACTTTCTGATGCTGACATCAAAGCTTTAGCTGATCAAATTTCTAAATTCTAA